CCGGTGCGCGCGTCGGCGGTCTCTCGGCTGGCGAGCAGCAGCGGGTCGAGATCATGCGTGTCCTGTCGCGCAAGGCGCGCGTCCTGATCCTCGACGAGCCGACCGCGGTTCTGACGCCGGGCGAGGCGGATGCGCTGTTCGCGGCGCTGCGCCGGTTCAGGACCGAAGGCTATGCCGTCGTCCTCATCAGCCACAAGCTCGACGAGGTCATGGCCATTTCCGACAGGGTCACGGTCCTGCGCGGCGGCCGGGTGGTGGCGACCAAACCTGCCGCGGCGTGCAATGCGCGGCAACTGGCCCGCCTGATGGTCGGACGCGACGTCGCGACCGGCGATTACCGCGCGCGGCGGCCCGGTGCCGCCGCTGTCGGGAGCCACCCCGTCCTGGCGGTCCGCGGCGTGTCCGCCGTCGACCGCCGCGGCGTCCCGACGTTGAGGGAGGTCGATCTCGACCTCCATGCCGGCGAGATCCTCGGCGTGGCCGGCGTGGCGGGCAATGGGCAAAGACAGCTCAGCGAGGTGCTGACGGGTGTGATGGCCCCTTCCGCCGGCACCGTCACCCTGGGAGGTTTGCCCCTGGCGCACGCAGATGCCGGGACCTTCGTCGACCTCGGGGTCGGCCACATCCCCGAAGACCGCCTGCGGAGCGGGCTGGCGCCAGGGTTGAGCGTCACCGACAACGCCGTCCTGCGCGAATACCGGAAGCCTCCGCTCCTCTGGCGGCGGTTCTTCCGGCCGCGCCTCGCACGAGGCTTGGCGCAGGCGATCGCCAGGACAGCCGAGGTCGCGGTGCCGGACTTCGCCATGCCGGTGGGCAACCTCTCGGGCGGCAACCAACAACGGCTCGTCGCCAGGCGGGAGATGCGCGTCGCGACGCGCATGCTCGTCGCCGCCTATCCGAGCCGCGGGCTCGATGTCGGCGCGATCAGCACGATGCTGCGCTACATCGTCGAGCTGCGCGACGCCGGCGTCGCCGTCGTCCTGATTTCGGAGGATCTGCAGGAGCTGCTGAACCTGTCGGATCGGATCGCCGTGCTCTACGAGGGCCGCATCATGGGGGTGCTGGGCCCGGGGGAGGCCGATGTCCAAACGATCGGCCTCATGATGGGGGGGCGCACGGCTGGCGCCGATCGGGCAGCGCCGTGAGCTACCGCATCCAGCGTCGCCCATCCGCACCGGCGTCTACGGCCATCATGGCGCGCATCGGCGCGGCGGCCTCGGCGCTCGTCATCGCAGGATCGATCCTGAGATGGAGCGGGGCCGACCCGCTCGCGCTCGGCCGGCACGTGCTCGCCCAGAGCTTCGGGTCGCGCTTCGGACTGGAGGACCTTGGCCTCATGGTCTCACCCCTGCTGCTCACGGGCCTCGCGGTCGCCGTGATGCAGCGGATCGCGCTCTGGAACATCGGGGTCGAGGGGCAGTTCTACGGCGGCGCGTTCGGGGCCACCGCAGCGAGCCTTTATCTTTCCGGACCGGCCTGGGCGATGCTGGGCGCCATGGCGGTCGCCGGCTGCCTCGGCGGCATGATCTGGATCCTGGTGCCGACGCTCGCCCGCGCCTATGCCGACGTAAGCGAGCTGATCACCACGCTACTCCTCAATTTCGTGGCCATCCTCCTGGTCTACTACGTGTCGACCGGCCCCTGGCTCGACCGCGCCACCCACCAGCTCGCGTCGACGCCCCGCATCGCGGCCCGCGTTCCGTCCATCTGGGGCACTGTGCACTGGGGGCTGCCGATCGCGATGGCCCTCGCCGTCATGCTCGCGGTGCTGTTCGGCTACACCCCCTGGGGCTACGAGGTCCGGATCAGCGGGGCGAACCCAGAGGCCGCGCCCTACGCAGGGATTCCGATGCGGCGACGCATCATCGCCGTCATGCTGCTGTCGGGCGGGATCGCGGGCTTCGCGGGAGCCCTGGAGCTTGCCGGGACCGTGCACCGCCTCCAGGGTGGCATCTCGAACAACTACGGCTACCTTGGCATCATGGTGGCGGTGCTGGCCCGCAATTCGTTTCTCGGCATCATCCTCAGCGCCACATTCATGGCCGTGATCCTCAATTCCGGCATCGTCCTGCAGACGCAAGGACTGAATGCCAACGCCGTGCTGGCCGTCACCGGGCTCATCCTGATCCTCACCGCGATCGGCGACGAAGCCGCCCACTACACCTTCATCGCCTTCGATCAACGCGCGGCCTGACCCACCATGGACATCCTCACCGGCATCCTGACGACCGCCTTCCTGGCTGGCGGGGACTTGGCCCTCGCGGCGCTCGGCGAGGTGCTGGCCGAGCGCGCCGGCGTGGTCAACCTCGGCGTCGAGGGCCTGATGTCGCTCGGTGCGCTGACGGCCGTTGCCACCGCGACCGCGCGCGCGAGCCCCGCGCTGGGCTTCCTCGCAGCGCTCGGCGTCGGGCTGGCGTTCGGCATCGTTTTCGCGATCGCGACCGTGACGATCAGGGCCAACCAGGTGCTCTGCGGTTTGGGGCTGACGCTAGTGGGAACCGGGCTGGCGGCGACCCTAGGGCGCACCTACGCGGGCCGCCCATCGCCCGTGACCTTCACGCCGGTGCGCATCCCCGGCTTGGCCGACCTGCCCGTGATCGGACCCGCGCTGTTCAACCAGAACGTTCTAGTCTACCTCGTCTTTCTCGTCCTTCCGGTCGCCCTGCACATCCTGCTGTTCAGGACGCGCCACGGCCTGAATGTCCGGGCCGTCGGCGAGAACCCTGGCGCTGCCGACGCGTCGGGCATCTCCGTCGCGCGCATCCGCTTCTGGTACGTCGCGGCCGGCGCGGCGCTCGCGGCGGGCGCGGGGGCCTTCCTCACGCTGACGTTCGTGCCGTCATGGTCCGAAGGCGTGGTCGCCGGGCGGGGATGGATCGCCGTATCTCTCGTCATCTTCGCCGGCTACCGACCGATCAATGCCGCCCTGGCGGCGCTGCTGTTCGGCTTCATCACCGCGCTCGGCTTCGTCGGTCAGGCGCGAGGCTGGCCCGTGAGCCCCGCGCTCCTGTCCATGCTGCCCTACCTCGGAACGCTCGGCTTCATCATCGTGCCGGTGCTCGCATGGCGTCGCATGCGGCGGTTCGCGGCCGCGCCCGCCGGGCTCGGCCGACCCTATTTCCGCGACTTGCGATGACCGTCCAGAAGACATTGAAGACAGAGCTGCCAGGATTGGACACATGATGATCGTGAAGAACGCCGAGCAGAGCCTCGCCGAACCCGCGGCCCTCGACCAGTGGTATGTCATCGACAACAGCGCTGCCGTGACGACCGAGCCGCGGCGAACGCGTCTTCTGGGCATCGACATCGTCCTGCGCCGCGATGCCTGGGGGGCGCCCATCGTCGAAGCGGCCGACCGAGCCGGGCCGCTTCCAGTGCACGAGCGCTACGATTGCGTGTGGACGACCCTCGGCACACCCCCCCGCGACATCCCTGCGATCCCGGAGGCAGGAGAGCCCGACCGGCGCCACGTCGTCTGCGGCGCCGTCGCCGTGAGGGCGTCCGGCCTCCGGATTGTCGAGAATTTCCTCGACATGGCGCATTTCCCGTTCGTCCACACCGACATCTTGGGAGCAGAACCCAATACCGAGGTGCTGCACTACACGACCGAGATCCGCCGCGACATCGACGAGGTCTGGGCGACCAATTGCCAGTTCTTCCAGCCCCAGGCCGCGGTGGCCTCCACCGGCGGGATCATGACGCAATACCAGTATCGGGTCGCCACGCCCTTCGTGACGATGCTGTACAAGACCTGCCCCAATGCCGACGACCGCTGGGACGTGATCTGCCTGTTCGTCCAGCCGCTCGACCCAGGCCATTGCCGCGCCCATGCCGTCATGTTCCTCATCGACGAAACATCGCCTCTGAATACGCTGGTGCAGTTCCAGCAGATGATCTTCCTGCAGGACCGGATCATCCTGGAGAACCAGCGTCCGATCCTACTTCCCTTGGAACCGCGTTCGGAGATCCCGACGCGGGCGGACGGATCATCGATCGCCTATCGACGATGGCTGAAGGAGAAATGTATCGTTTACGGCACGACTGCTGGGCCGACCGTTCAATCTGCCTGAGATCGGCCTACGCCTGCTCGATAACCCACGGCCGCGCGTCGCATCACGGCCAGCGACGCCGCTATCTTTCAATCGACTTTATGAAGGTGACGAGACGGATGGCGTCGCTCGGTAACAGGCGACCAATGGCGCGGCTGGAATAGACCGCATTGACCACGATGCCGTCCGGCGCAAGGATGAAGCCGGTCGTTTCCAAGAACTCGCCCCGTGCTGGGGCGCTGTTTCGGTAGGCGCCGGTCGCTGCGACGACCGTCTCGATGTCGGCCGAATGGCCGACTGAGAAGGAGATGCCGTTCTTCGCGATGAACGGCATGGTGGCCGCCTCATCATCGACCGAGAAGGCCGCGACCTTGATCCCCGCGTCGTCCAATCGGTCCCGCGCGTGCGAGAAGGCCGACATCTGCTCGTTGCAGAACGGACACCAGTGCCCGCGGTAGACGAGGACGACACCATAGGAGCCGCCGAGATCGTGGGGCAGACTGAGAAGCCCGCCGCCCACGGCGGGAAGCTCGAGGGCCGGGAACGCCTGCCCATTTCCAAAAGCGCCATTCTCATCTCCCGTAGTCGACCAGTGGGGTCCATCGATGAGGAGACTGAATTGAACTTGCAAGTCCAATCCAGTAACCTCGTGCCATGACCCGGATACCGAAGACTGCCCCGAGGGCGATCACCGCACGCGGCGCGGCGACCAAGACGCGCATCATCGAAGCGGCGGCCGGGCTCGTGTATCGAAGCGGAGCGGGACGCTTGAACCTCGATGACGTGATGGAGGCGAGCGGCACCAGCAAGTCCCAGATCTACCACTACTTCCCGGACAAGGACGCCCTCGTGCGCGAGGTGATCGCCTTGCAGACGCGACGGATCCTGCAAGCCAATGCCGACCTTCTGGACGAGCTCGGCTCCTTCGATGCGCTGCGCGCCTGGCGCGACATGCTGGTCGCAGCGAACCGGGCAGGGGACGACTTCGGAGGCTGCCCGATCGGTTCGCTCGCGAGCGAACTGGCGGGCGGGTCGGAACAGGCCCGGACCCTCCTCTGCGAGTGCTTCGAGGCCTGGAGCGCGATCATCGGCAGGGGCTTGTTCCTGATGCAGGGCCGAGGCCTACTGTCCCCGTCAGCCGACGTCGCAGCGGCCGCCACGGCAATGCTGGCGGCGATCCAGGGCGGCATTCTGTTCTCGAAGACCGCCCGCAGTTCCAAGCCACTGGAATTGGCCTTCGACATGGCCATCGGCCACGTCGAACGGCTCGCATCCTGACGTTACCAGCGTCGACCGATCACGGCGCGGAGAACGGCGGCTGGCGAGCGCCCCGTGCTCGACCCCGACCGCCAAGCGTCGGCGCGATCCGCGGCCGCACGGGCGCGCGGTCAAGCGCGGAACGGCACCTCCGTCGCAGTGCCGCACGACGACGTTCGACAGAGAAGGCGAAGGACCATCATGCGCCAGCCACGCGCAGCACGTCGATCAGGGCGCGTAAGGCGGGCGGCACCTGCCGCCGCCCGGGATAGTACAGGAAAAAGCCGGGGAACGGCTGGCACCAGTCCTCCAGGACCCGGACCAGGCGGCCCGCCGCCAAGTCGTCCGCCACGCTGTCCTCCGGCGTGTAGGCCAAACCAACACCGTCCAGCGCCGCCCTCCGGATCAGGTCCGTGTCGTTCAAGGTCAGCGTGCCCTCGACCGTGACGTCGAGCACCTCGCCGGATTTGGCGAACGGCCAGCGGTACACGGCGCCGCTGGCGTCGAAGCGGTAGTTGATGCAAGCGTGGTCCTTGAGATCGTGCGGCGTCCGGGGCAGGGGGTGGGAGGCAAGGTAGTCAGGCGCGCCGACCACCGCCGCGCGAAGGTCCGGCGTCACGCGCACCGCCACCATGTCGCGATGCACCCGCTCGCCCGGCCGGATACCGGCGTCGAAGCCCGCGGCGACGATGTCGGTCAGTCCGTCGTCGACCATCACCTCCAGGCGCACGTCCGGGTAAGCCTGCGCGAAGCGGCCGAAGGCCCCCGCGAGGACCAGCTCCGCCGCGAGCTTGGGTAGGTTGAGCCTGACTGTCCCGGAGGGTTGCCCGCCCGCGGCGCGCACGCCCGCGACCGCGCCGGCAGTGTCCGCGAAGGACGGGGCGAGCCGGTCGTGGAGGTCCTGCCCCGCCTCGGTCGGTGCGACGCTGCGGGTCGTGCGGTGAAGCAGCTTCGCACCGAGCCGCTCCTCCAGGCCGCGGATGGTGTGGCTGAGCGCCGAGGGCGAAAGGCCGAGGCGGAGGGCGGCGCGCCGGAAGCTGCGCTCCTGAGCCACCGCCAGGAAGGCGGTCAGTTCCGCGTACTCGGACCCACGCATGATTGTTGCCTCCAGCTCATCAGGGCATACCGATAATAGCGCATTAATCGCGGTGATGAACGGTCGTAGACATCGCGCTTCTCGACGCGGCGGAGGCGATCATGCTCGACCCATCCACATCAAACGACACGCGAGACCGGCCGACGGCCGGCCTCGGGCGCCTGGCGGCCCAGGTCGCGCTCGTCACGGGCGCCGGGAGCGGCATCGGCCGGGCGGCGGCGCTGGCCTTCGCGCGGGAAGGGGCTGCCGTCATATTGGCAGGACGACGCGAGGCCGAGTTGCAGGCGGTCGCGCGCGAGATCACGGACCTGAACGGCAATGCCGCCGCGATTCCGACGGACGTGTCCGACGAGCGTGCCGTTGCGGCCCTGGTCAGCGGCGCCATCGCGCGCTTCGGCCGGCTGGACGTCGCCTTCAACAACGCCGGCGTGACGGCCTACGTGCCGATCGAGCATCTCACGTCGAACGAGTTCGATCGCGTCATGGCGACCAACGTCCGGGGCGTATGGCTGCAGGTCAAGCACGAGGTCGAGGCGATGCGGGCGGCCGGGCGAGGCGGCGCGATCGTCAACACCTCCTCCATCGCGGCGACGGGCGGGACAGCCGGCCTGTCTGCCTACGCGGCCAGCAAGGGCGCGCTCGACGCGATGATCCGGGCGGTCGCGCTGGAGGTCGGCGGGCAGGGCATACGGATCAACAACGTGAGCCCCGGCGTGATCCGAACGCCGATGACGGCGAACATGCCCGACGAGGCTTTCGCGCCCTTCGGAGCCCACGCGGCGCTGAAGCGCCTGGGCGAGCCCAGGGATGTCGGCGACGTGGCCGTCTGGCTCTGCACTGACGAAGCCCGATTCATCACTGGGCAGAGCCTCGTCGTCGATGGCGGCTTCAACATCGCAGGGTTCCGCTGAACCGGCAGATGCCGCCCGACTACGTGCCGCGATGCATGACGCGCGTCACTTTTCTCCACGTCGCTGCCCCCTTCGGCAAAGACGTGCAGACGGCGTGCGCCGGCCGGCAACTTCCGCCCGTCGTCGCTCAGAAGGGTTCGCCTGCGGTAGAGGATCCTAGCTCCGGGACCGGCGAGGTCGGGCGCGAGGCCGCTAGCGCAATCTTCAGGAAGTGGTCCAATTCGTGGTCGTTCGGTCCGCCCGGGAGCTTTCAAATCGGTGCCCGCGGTTCCTGCCGAGGCGATCAATCACGTCTAAGAAACCGCACTCTAATCATTCGTCGCCGTTTGGAGAACCCATTCATGGAAGATCCTCGCCGCGCGCTTCTGCGCTCCACGTTGCGGCGTGCAGCAGAAGTAGCAGAGGTTCGACGGCGCCGCGTGGTCGAAGAGCTGCACCAGCTTTCCCGTCGCCAGCAGCTTGCGCAACAGGATGGCAGGAGCCAAGGTCACGCCCTGCCCTTGGATGGCGGTTTCGAGCATGATCCCCGGATCGTCGAAGACCCAGCTCTTCTGCATCGGCGATAACTCC
The DNA window shown above is from Lichenihabitans psoromatis and carries:
- a CDS encoding aromatic ring-hydroxylating oxygenase subunit alpha, which produces MMIVKNAEQSLAEPAALDQWYVIDNSAAVTTEPRRTRLLGIDIVLRRDAWGAPIVEAADRAGPLPVHERYDCVWTTLGTPPRDIPAIPEAGEPDRRHVVCGAVAVRASGLRIVENFLDMAHFPFVHTDILGAEPNTEVLHYTTEIRRDIDEVWATNCQFFQPQAAVASTGGIMTQYQYRVATPFVTMLYKTCPNADDRWDVICLFVQPLDPGHCRAHAVMFLIDETSPLNTLVQFQQMIFLQDRIILENQRPILLPLEPRSEIPTRADGSSIAYRRWLKEKCIVYGTTAGPTVQSA
- a CDS encoding redoxin domain-containing protein — protein: MDGPHWSTTGDENGAFGNGQAFPALELPAVGGGLLSLPHDLGGSYGVVLVYRGHWCPFCNEQMSAFSHARDRLDDAGIKVAAFSVDDEAATMPFIAKNGISFSVGHSADIETVVAATGAYRNSAPARGEFLETTGFILAPDGIVVNAVYSSRAIGRLLPSDAIRLVTFIKSIER
- a CDS encoding ABC transporter permease, with translation MSYRIQRRPSAPASTAIMARIGAAASALVIAGSILRWSGADPLALGRHVLAQSFGSRFGLEDLGLMVSPLLLTGLAVAVMQRIALWNIGVEGQFYGGAFGATAASLYLSGPAWAMLGAMAVAGCLGGMIWILVPTLARAYADVSELITTLLLNFVAILLVYYVSTGPWLDRATHQLASTPRIAARVPSIWGTVHWGLPIAMALAVMLAVLFGYTPWGYEVRISGANPEAAPYAGIPMRRRIIAVMLLSGGIAGFAGALELAGTVHRLQGGISNNYGYLGIMVAVLARNSFLGIILSATFMAVILNSGIVLQTQGLNANAVLAVTGLILILTAIGDEAAHYTFIAFDQRAA
- a CDS encoding SDR family NAD(P)-dependent oxidoreductase → MLDPSTSNDTRDRPTAGLGRLAAQVALVTGAGSGIGRAAALAFAREGAAVILAGRREAELQAVAREITDLNGNAAAIPTDVSDERAVAALVSGAIARFGRLDVAFNNAGVTAYVPIEHLTSNEFDRVMATNVRGVWLQVKHEVEAMRAAGRGGAIVNTSSIAATGGTAGLSAYAASKGALDAMIRAVALEVGGQGIRINNVSPGVIRTPMTANMPDEAFAPFGAHAALKRLGEPRDVGDVAVWLCTDEARFITGQSLVVDGGFNIAGFR
- a CDS encoding TetR/AcrR family transcriptional regulator gives rise to the protein MTRIPKTAPRAITARGAATKTRIIEAAAGLVYRSGAGRLNLDDVMEASGTSKSQIYHYFPDKDALVREVIALQTRRILQANADLLDELGSFDALRAWRDMLVAANRAGDDFGGCPIGSLASELAGGSEQARTLLCECFEAWSAIIGRGLFLMQGRGLLSPSADVAAAATAMLAAIQGGILFSKTARSSKPLELAFDMAIGHVERLAS
- a CDS encoding ABC transporter permease produces the protein MDILTGILTTAFLAGGDLALAALGEVLAERAGVVNLGVEGLMSLGALTAVATATARASPALGFLAALGVGLAFGIVFAIATVTIRANQVLCGLGLTLVGTGLAATLGRTYAGRPSPVTFTPVRIPGLADLPVIGPALFNQNVLVYLVFLVLPVALHILLFRTRHGLNVRAVGENPGAADASGISVARIRFWYVAAGAALAAGAGAFLTLTFVPSWSEGVVAGRGWIAVSLVIFAGYRPINAALAALLFGFITALGFVGQARGWPVSPALLSMLPYLGTLGFIIVPVLAWRRMRRFAAAPAGLGRPYFRDLR
- a CDS encoding LysR family transcriptional regulator; amino-acid sequence: MRGSEYAELTAFLAVAQERSFRRAALRLGLSPSALSHTIRGLEERLGAKLLHRTTRSVAPTEAGQDLHDRLAPSFADTAGAVAGVRAAGGQPSGTVRLNLPKLAAELVLAGAFGRFAQAYPDVRLEVMVDDGLTDIVAAGFDAGIRPGERVHRDMVAVRVTPDLRAAVVGAPDYLASHPLPRTPHDLKDHACINYRFDASGAVYRWPFAKSGEVLDVTVEGTLTLNDTDLIRRAALDGVGLAYTPEDSVADDLAAGRLVRVLEDWCQPFPGFFLYYPGRRQVPPALRALIDVLRVAGA